A stretch of Ipomoea triloba cultivar NCNSP0323 chromosome 11, ASM357664v1 DNA encodes these proteins:
- the LOC115995554 gene encoding probable tRNA N6-adenosine threonylcarbamoyltransferase, mitochondrial, with protein MATIFPNLSSAIFRVNPFYRPSLYLTIRGFNKLGAQQGPLRPARSILRASFKSLSAQLSSNFNLAMAQTQNQLIPDKSLVVLGIETSCDDTAAAVVNSNGEILSQVISSQAELLAKYGGVAPKMAEEAHAQAIDQVVQDALDKAKLTEKDLTAVAVTIGPGLSLCLRVGVQKARRIAGAHSLPIVGVHHMEAHTLVARLVERKLQFPFMALLVSGGHNLLILARGLGDCIQLGTTIDDAIGEAYDKTAKWLGLDLRKSGGPAVEKLALEGDAESVKFNVPMKQHKDCNFSYAGLKTQVRLAIEAKNINAGISISSASSEDRKARADIAASFQRVAVLHLEDKCKRAIEWALKIEPSVNHLVVSGGVASNQYVRARLNEVVKKNGLQLVCPPPSLCTDNGVMVAWTGIEHFLVGRFDPPPPPDEPEDALVDLRPRWPLGEEYAEGKSEARSLKTARVHPSLTSLIQASRKQQSESAV; from the exons ATGGCGACGATATTTCCCAACTTATCTTCCGCAATTTTCCGCGTAAACCCATTTTACAGACCTTCACTTTACCTCACAATCAGAGGTTTCAACAAACTGGGAGCACAGCAGGGACCATTACGACCCGCACGCTCTATTCTCCGCGCTTCATTCAAATCTCTCTCAGCTCAACTTTCTTCAAATTTCAATCTGGCAATGGCGCAGACTCAAAACCAATTAATCCCAGACAAAAGTTTGGTTGTTCTGGGCATTGAAACTAGCTGTGATGATACTGCTGCTGCCGTT GTGAACAGCAATGGTGAAATATTAAGCCAAGTTATCTCTTCTCAG GCAGAACTGCTTGCTAAATATGGAGGAGTTGCTCCTAAAATGGCAGAAGAAGCACATGCACAGGCTATTGATCAG GTAGTTCAAGATGCCCTTGATAAAGCTAAACTAACTGAGAAGGATCTTACTGCTGTTGCTGTTACAATTGGTCCCGGCTTAAGCTTGTGTCTGCGTG TTGGTGTACAAAAGGCTCGGCGAATTGCTGGTGCTCACAGTTTACCTATTGTTGGTGTTCATCACATGGAAGCTCATACTTTGGTAGCCAG GTTAGTGGAAAGAAagctgcagtttcctttcatgGCTTTGCTTGTCTCAG GAGGGCACAACCTTCTGATTCTTGCACGCGGTCTTGGTGACTGTATTCAACTTGGGACCACAATTGACGATGCAATCGGTGAGGCATACGACAAAACAGCAAAATGGCTTGGTCTTGATTTGAGGAAAAGTGGGGGCCCAGCTGTAGAGAAACTAGCTCTAGAGGGTGATGCAGAGTCTGTAAAATTTAAT GTTCCAATGAAACAACACAAAGACTGCAACTTCTCGTATGCAGGTCTGAAGACACAAGTGAGGCTGGCAATTGAAGCCAAAAACAT CAATGCTGGGATATCCATCTCTTCAGCTTCTAGTGAGGATAGGAAAGCTCGGGCTGATATAGCTGCATCATTCCAG CGAGTGGCAGTACTACATTTAGAGGATAAGTGCAAGCGGGCAATTGAATGGGCCTTGAAGATTGAACCGTCTGTAAATCATTTG GTTGTATCCGGGGGCGTTGCATCAAATCAGTATGTCAGGGCTAGGCTTAACGAGGTTGTTAAGAAGAACGGCCTGCAACTCGTGTGCCCCCCTCCCAGCCTTTGCACCGACAACG GTGTGATGGTTGCTTGGACTGGCATTGAGCATTTCCTCGTGGGAAGATTTGATCCTCCACCTCCTCCAGATGAACCTGAAGATGCTCTG GTTGATCTGCGCCCGAGGTGGCCGTTAGGCGAGGAGTATGCCGAGGGAAAAAGCGAAGCTCGCTCGTTGAAGACAGCCCGGGTTCATCCATCCCTTACATCTCTGATTCAGGCATCTAGGAAGCAACAATCAGAATCTGCAGTCTAA
- the LOC115997439 gene encoding stromal processing peptidase, chloroplastic, whose protein sequence is MQASSVIFNTKPVLAPVQVKSLHSDPSLPSCCSSSRLLSPPPNWTQLRRSVALRSNRHLHHRTYLLKNKNSVRRYLSQSEELSPQANSQNRCPHVSCFRHLQRKHTGINRLTTRAFLDKSTCHLSKLKPNNVSAKQPHVPRASVGPDEPHAASTAWPDGVLEKQSLELLDPEAERAEFERFLCSELPSHPKLYRGQLKNGLRYLILPNKVPPNRFEAHMEVHVGSIDEEDDEQGIAHMIEHVAFLGSKKREKLLGTGARSNAYTDFHHTVFHIHSPTSTKDSSEGDLLPVVLDALNEIAFHPKFLASRVEKERRAILSELQMMNTIEYRVDCQLLQHLHSENKLSERFPIGLEEQIKKWDADKIRKFHERWYFPANATLYIVGDIDNIPKTVDHIEAVFGQTGGQSNMENGAGAAPTPSAFGAMASFLVPKLSVGLAGNTSHERSSVSIEQSKPFRKERHAVRPPVQHNWCLPGSNEYVKPPQIFQHELLQNFSINMFCKIPVNKVRTYADLRNVLMKRIFLSALHFRINTRYKSSNPPFTSVELDHSDSGREGCTVTTLTVTSEPKNWRSAIKVAVQEVRRLKEFGVTKGELARYLEALIKDSEQLAAMIDNVSSVDNLDFIMESDALGHTVMDQRQGHESLLEIAGTVTLEEVNSAGAKVLEFISDFGKPSAPPPAAIVACVPKKVHIDGAGEMEFEITADEITAAIEDGMKEHIDPEPELEVPKELIASTQLQELRLNSKPSFVTISPDVNDTKLYDKETGIVQRRLSNGIPVNYKISKNEANCGVMRLIVGGGRAAETPDEKGAVIVGVRTLSEGGRVGNFSREQVELFCVNHLINCSLESTEEFICMEFRFTLRDDGMRAAFQLLHMVLEHSVWLDDAFDRARQLYLSYYRSIPKSLERATAHKLMLAMLNGDERFVEPTPHSLQNLTLESVKDAVMNQFVCDNMEVSIVGDFSEEDIESCILDYLGTVRATRGFERAQKYNPIIFRPSPDLQHQQVFLKDTDERACAYIAGPAPNRWGFTFEGKDLFEYVSNASTYNGEQLKSGEQSNKLENVENGLQGRFHTHPLFFAITMGLLAEVINSRLFTTVRDSLGLTYDVSFELNLFDSLKLGWYVISVTSTPSKVHKAVDACKNVLRGLHSNRITPRELDRARRTLLMRHEAEIKSNAYWLGLLAHLQAASVPRKDISCIKELTSLYEAATIEDVYVAYEQLKIDENSLFSCIGIAGVNAGEDISVPIEEEDSIDGLPNVIPMGRGSSTMTRPTT, encoded by the exons ATGCAAGCCTCGTCAGTTATATTCAACACTAAGCCTGTTTTGGCTCCTGTCCAAGTCAAGTCTCTACACAGCGATCCATCTTTACCGTCATGCTGCTCTTCTTCTAGGTTGCTTTCACCTCCTCCTAATTGGACTCAGCTGAGGAGGAGTGTGGCTCTTCGCTCGAATCGGCATCTGCACCATCGAACTTATCTTCTTAAAAATAAG AATTCAGTGAGAAGATATCTATCTCAGTCTGAGGAACTGTCACCACAAGCAAATTCGCAAAATAGATGTCCACATGTGTCATGTTTCCGTCACCTGCAAAGAAAGCATACTGGCATCAACAGATTGACAACTAGAGCCTTTCTTGATAAATCGACCTGTCATTTGTCAAAGCTGAAGCCTAATAATGTATCT GCGAAACAACCTCATGTCCCACGTGCATCTGTTGGCCCAGATGAGCCACATGCTGCAAGTACTGCCTGGCCAGATGGTGTACTGGAAAAACAGTCTTTGGAATTGTTGGATCCTGAGGCAGAAAGAGCTGAGTTTGAGCGCTTTTTATGTTCTGAACTTCCTTCTCACCCGAAATTATATCGAGGACAACTGAAAAATGGACTTCGATACCTCATTCTACCTAATAAGGTTCCTCCAAATAG ATTTGAAGCACACATGGAAGTTCATGTTGGATCCATtgatgaggaagatgatgaacaAGGAATTGCTCATATGATTGAACATGTTGCATTTCTTGGAAGCAAGAAACGAGAGAAACTTCTTGGAACAGGGGCACGCTCAAATGCCTATACAGATTTTCATCATACAGTGTTCCATATCCATTCACCTACAAGTACAAAG GATTCTTCTGAAGGTGATTTACTACCAGTTGTCCTAGATGCTCTGAATGAG ATAGCTTTCCACCCTAAATTTCTTGCTTCACGAGTTGAGAAAGAAAGACGAGCAATATTATCAGAGCTGCAAATGATGAATACAATTGAGTATCGTGTTGATTGCCAG TTGTTACAACACTTGCATTCGGAGAACAAGCTGAGTGAAAGGTTCCCAATTGGATTGGAAGAGCAGATTAAGAAATGGGATGCTGATAAAATCAGAAAATTCCATGAGCGTTGGTATTTTCCTGCAAATGCCACATTGTACATTGTGGGAGATATAGATAACATTCCCAAGACAGTTGACCATATTGAA GCTGTTTTTGGGCAGACTGGTGGGCAGAGTAACATGGAAAATGGGGCAGGTGCTGCACCTACACCAAGTGCATTTGGTGCAATGGCAAGTTTCCTTGTCCCGAAATTGTCAGTAGGTTTGGCTGGAAATACATCTCATGAAAGGTCCTCTGTCTCCATTGAGCAATCTAAACCTTTTAGGAAGGAGAGACATGCTGTTCGGCCTCCTGTACAACATAATTGGTGCCTTCCCGGTAGCAATGAATATGTAAAGCCTCCACAGATATTTCAGCATGAATTGCTTCAGAATTTCTCTATCAATATGTTCTGTAAG ATTCCAGTGAACAAGGTCCGAACATATGCTGATCTGCGGAATGTGTTGATGAAGAGAATATTTCTTTCTGCTTTGCATTTTCGCATTAACACAAGATACAAG AGTTCAAATCCCCCATTCACATCAGTAGAACTGGATCATAGTGATTCTGGAAGGGAAGGATGCACTGTGACCACTCTTACAGTGACTTCTGAACCCAAAAATTGGCGGAGTGCAATTAAAGTTGCTGTGCAGGAG GTCCGGAGGCTCAAAGAATTTGGTGTCACAAAAGGTGAATTAGCTCGCTATTTGGAAGCACTAATTAAAGATAGTGAACAGTTAGCGGCTATGATTGATAATGTTTCATCTGTGGATAATCTGGATTTCATTATGGAGAGTGATGCACTTGGCCATACTGTGATGGATCAAAGGCAAGGCCATGAGAGTCTACTTGAGATAGCTGGAACAGTTACTCTTGAGgag GTTAATTCTGCTGGTGCAAAGGTATTGGAATTCATATCTGATTTTGGAAAACCATCTGCACCCCCTCCTGCTGCAATTGTTGCTTGTGTCCCAAAGAAGGTGCACATTGATGGAGCAGGAGAAATGGAATTCGAGATAACAGCAGATGAGATAACAGCTGCAATTGAAGACGGTATGAAGGAACACATAGACCCAGAACCAGAG CTTGAGGTACCAAAGGAATTGATTGCCTCAACACAGCTGCAAGAACTTAGGTTGAATTCAAAACCATCATTTGTAACCATCAGTCCAGATGTAAATGATACAAAACTGTATGACAAGGAAACAGGTATCGTTCAGCGGCGCCTTTCAAATGGAATTCCTGTAAATTACAAG ATATCCAAAAATGAAGCGAATTGTGGAGTTATGCGGCTCATCGTTGGTGGTGGCCGTGCAGCTGAAACTCCCGATGAAAAGGGAGCTGTTATTGTGGGTGTGCGGACTCTAAGTGAGGGTGGTCGTGTTGGAAACTTCTCACGAGAACAG GTGGAACTTTTCTGTGTAAATCACCTGATAAATTGTTCACTGGAGTCAACAGAAGAATTTATCTGCATGGAGTTCCGATTCACTTTGAGAGATGATGGGATGCGTGCTGCCTTCCAGTTACTTCATATGGTACTTGAG CATAGCGTTTGGCTAGATGATGCATTTGATAGAGCACGGCAGTTATATTTGTCATATTATCGGTCTATTCCAAAAAGTCTAGAACGTGCAACTGCACATAAGCTCATGCTAGCTATGTTGAATGGAGATGAGCGCTTTGTTGAGCCAACACCACATTCATTACAAAACTTGACTTTGGAAAGTGTAAAAGATGCTGTGATGAATCAGTTTGTCTGCGACAATATGGAG GTGTCTATCGTTGGGGACTTCTCAGAGGAGGATATTGAGTCATGTATCCTTGACTATTTGGGAACAGTTAGAGCGACAAGAGGTTTCGAGAGAGCACAGAAATACAACCCAATCATATTTAGACCATCTCCTGATTTGCAGCATCAACAA GTATTCTTGAAGGACACAGATGAGAGAGCCTGTGCTTATATTGCAGGTCCTGCCCCAAACCGTTGGGGATTTACTTTTGAGGGGAAGGATCTTTTTGAGTATGTTAGTAATGCTTCCACTTACAATG GTGAGCAACTAAAATCTGGGGAACAATCCAACAAACTGGAGAATGTGGAAAATGGCCTCCAAGGAAGATTTCACACTCATCCATTGTTCTTTGCCATCACTATGGGTTTATTGGCTGAAGTAATAAACTCCAG GCTTTTTACAACAGTCAGGGATTCTCTTGGATTAACATATGATGTTTCATTTGAACTAAACCTGTTTGATAGCCTGAAGCTTGGGTGGTATGTGATTTCAGTGACATCAACCCCCAGTAAG GTCCATAAAGCTGTTGACGCTTGCAAAAATGTCCTAAGAGGTTTGCATAGCAACAGGATTACACCGAGGGAGCTGGATCGG GCAAGGCGAACATTGCTCATGAGACATGAAGCTGAGATAAAATCAAATGCTTATTGGCTTGGGTTGTTAGCTCATTTGCAAGCTGCATCAGTTCCCAGGAAG GACATCTCATGTATTAAAGAGCTGACTTCACTATATGAAGCTGCCACTATTGAAGACGTATATGTTGCCTATGAACAGTTGAAGATAGATGAAAATTCCTTGTTCTCTTGCATTGGAATTGCTGGGGTAAATGCTGGAGAAGACATATCAG TACCTATAGAAGAGGAAGATTCAATCGATGGCCTTCCTAATGTTATTCCCATGGGACGTGGTTCATCTACAATGACACGGCCAACAACTTGA